A genome region from Arthrobacter sp. V1I9 includes the following:
- a CDS encoding biotin-dependent carboxyltransferase family protein, which yields MAFEIANPGLATTVQDQGRTGHYNVGIPQSGSLDQYSAELGNALVGNTAREAVLECTYLGPVLTTDNDVAIAITGAPVEVKVNGESRPEWTRLSLRAGDELSFGVIKGGTRYYIAVQGGIDVPEVLGSRSTYGLGGIGGFKGRKLEAGDVVPVGAPLNNGKLPSAQTIPEEFRPVYTKEQEVRIVLGLYDHRLTDEGRENLLNEEWKVTPVADRMGLRYSGPGVKWKEREQPFGAGSDPSNIVDAGYAVGSIQIPGGTQPIILHRDAVSGGGYAMVGTVISADMDLVARAAPGTATKFVAVSQAEALAARRELAELKGKAWAAVGASPLNLR from the coding sequence ATGGCATTTGAAATTGCGAACCCCGGCCTGGCCACCACCGTCCAGGACCAGGGGCGCACGGGCCACTACAACGTGGGTATCCCGCAAAGCGGGTCCCTGGACCAATACTCTGCTGAACTCGGAAACGCCCTGGTGGGAAACACAGCACGGGAAGCTGTCCTGGAGTGCACATACCTCGGCCCCGTGCTGACCACCGACAACGATGTGGCCATCGCCATCACGGGGGCCCCTGTGGAGGTGAAGGTCAATGGGGAGTCACGGCCCGAATGGACCCGGCTGAGCCTCAGGGCCGGCGATGAACTCTCGTTCGGTGTCATCAAAGGCGGCACACGCTATTACATCGCCGTCCAAGGCGGCATCGACGTCCCGGAGGTACTGGGAAGCCGGTCTACGTACGGGCTCGGGGGGATCGGTGGATTCAAGGGCCGCAAGCTCGAGGCGGGCGACGTCGTTCCCGTGGGCGCACCTCTCAACAATGGAAAGCTGCCGTCGGCACAAACCATTCCTGAGGAATTCCGGCCCGTGTACACAAAGGAGCAGGAAGTCCGCATTGTCCTGGGTTTGTACGATCACCGGCTCACGGACGAGGGACGGGAGAATCTGCTCAACGAGGAATGGAAAGTGACCCCGGTGGCTGACCGGATGGGGCTGCGCTACTCCGGCCCGGGGGTTAAATGGAAAGAACGGGAACAGCCCTTCGGCGCCGGGTCGGACCCCTCCAACATTGTGGACGCAGGGTACGCCGTGGGGTCAATCCAGATTCCCGGCGGGACCCAGCCCATCATCCTGCACCGTGATGCAGTCTCTGGTGGGGGCTACGCGATGGTGGGCACTGTCATCAGTGCCGATATGGACCTGGTGGCCAGAGCGGCCCCCGGGACAGCAACGAAGTTTGTGGCCGTCAGCCAAGCGGAGGCCCTCGCGGCCCGCAGGGAACTTGCTGAGCTCAAGGGCAAGGCATGGGCAGCGGTAGGCGCAAGCCCGTTGAATCTTAGGTGA
- a CDS encoding excalibur calcium-binding domain-containing protein: MQPTETATAVAAVAEAVTVPDVISLTLDKATEQLEDLGFEVEAVDIVDGKSIMLKKNWLVMSQDPTDGTSVAEGSTVHLGVKSLEKIAEEKAAAEKAVADKAAAKAATAAKAAKAAADKVAADKAAADRAAAKLAAEQAAAAAAAKPAPVPAPAPKLVPAPAPAPAPVVPAPVAGPFPNCAAARAAGAAPVYSGTPGYGTHLDRDRDGIGCDK; this comes from the coding sequence GTGCAGCCGACAGAAACCGCAACTGCTGTTGCGGCAGTTGCAGAGGCTGTTACGGTTCCCGACGTCATTAGCCTGACTTTGGATAAGGCCACGGAACAGCTGGAAGATCTCGGGTTCGAGGTCGAGGCAGTGGACATTGTCGACGGCAAGTCGATCATGCTCAAGAAGAACTGGCTGGTCATGTCCCAGGACCCGACGGATGGCACGAGTGTGGCTGAGGGTTCCACCGTGCACCTCGGCGTCAAGTCCCTTGAGAAGATCGCGGAGGAGAAGGCCGCTGCTGAAAAGGCCGTGGCAGACAAAGCTGCCGCTAAGGCAGCCACGGCCGCAAAGGCAGCGAAAGCTGCGGCGGACAAGGTGGCTGCGGACAAGGCAGCCGCTGACCGGGCGGCAGCAAAACTGGCCGCCGAGCAGGCCGCAGCGGCTGCAGCTGCGAAACCGGCACCCGTACCGGCACCGGCTCCCAAACTTGTTCCCGCACCGGCACCAGCCCCCGCCCCCGTCGTGCCCGCACCGGTGGCGGGTCCGTTCCCCAACTGCGCTGCAGCTCGGGCAGCAGGAGCAGCGCCGGTGTACTCCGGCACGCCGGGCTATGGAACGCACCTCGACAGGGACCGCGACGGCATCGGTTGTGACAAGTAG
- a CDS encoding helix-turn-helix transcriptional regulator encodes MWEERAERARRDIAALAASGVNLADLHASALAVVQQQVPFEQGCWAAVDPDSLVMTSVTNWRPWPVGQAEYEEYSARFAETEYTGQEPNTFAQLLRRPQSIARMSDAPHREVVRSVRINALLKPQGLEHELRAAFRVDDACWGVGSIFRKAGRDFTDREVEFLAAVAATLAAATRIAVRVGHQTGPASVGPVIVLAGLHGELRAATPAAATWLAEVEEADPGRFSMTLHAVVAQAHAAASGTARARMRDAGNNWVVLQASRLITGDRPEQMVVTVEPATTHDLADLLLLAYGVTAREREVCLEVLSGNSTADIARRLFISPHTVHDHLKSLYGKVGVGSRGELVARLVA; translated from the coding sequence ATGTGGGAGGAGCGCGCTGAGCGTGCCCGGCGCGACATCGCCGCCCTGGCCGCCAGCGGTGTAAACCTGGCCGACCTGCACGCCTCGGCGCTCGCCGTCGTGCAGCAGCAGGTGCCGTTCGAACAGGGCTGCTGGGCCGCCGTCGATCCTGACTCCCTGGTGATGACATCCGTGACCAACTGGCGGCCGTGGCCGGTGGGCCAGGCGGAGTACGAGGAATACTCCGCCCGCTTCGCTGAGACCGAATACACGGGTCAGGAACCGAACACGTTCGCTCAGCTTCTCAGGCGCCCGCAGTCCATCGCCAGAATGTCCGATGCCCCGCACCGGGAGGTGGTCCGCAGCGTCCGGATCAACGCGCTGCTCAAGCCGCAAGGGCTGGAGCACGAGCTCCGTGCGGCCTTCCGGGTGGACGACGCCTGCTGGGGAGTTGGCAGCATCTTCCGGAAAGCCGGCCGTGACTTCACGGACCGGGAGGTGGAGTTCCTGGCTGCAGTGGCGGCGACGCTGGCAGCGGCAACCAGGATCGCCGTCCGCGTCGGGCACCAAACGGGGCCGGCGTCCGTCGGGCCCGTCATTGTCCTGGCCGGGCTGCACGGAGAGCTGCGGGCGGCCACGCCTGCCGCGGCAACCTGGCTTGCAGAGGTGGAGGAAGCGGATCCCGGCCGGTTCAGCATGACGCTGCATGCCGTAGTTGCGCAGGCGCACGCTGCGGCGTCGGGAACGGCGCGGGCCAGGATGCGCGACGCCGGAAACAACTGGGTGGTGCTCCAGGCCAGCCGCCTGATCACCGGTGACCGCCCGGAGCAGATGGTGGTTACCGTGGAACCGGCCACCACGCACGACCTCGCCGACCTGCTGCTCCTGGCCTACGGGGTCACCGCCCGCGAGCGTGAGGTCTGCCTGGAGGTGCTGTCCGGAAATTCGACGGCGGACATCGCCCGGCGCCTGTTCATCTCCCCGCACACGGTGCACGACCACCTGAAGTCGCTGTACGGGAAGGTGGGCGTGGGCAGCCGCGGCGAGCTGGTGGCGAGGCTCGTGGCATGA
- a CDS encoding hemolysin family protein, whose protein sequence is MDGDTLLNFLLVLFFVLLGGVFAGTEMALVSLRESQVRRMEKSGKRGARIAALAGNPNRFLSTVQIGVTLSGFFSAAYGASTIAPDVEPLLAGIGFGAAAEPVSFIGMTLLVAYLSLVLGELVPKRLAMQSAVGFTKVLAPPLGVLSEIMRPAVWLLSVSTDAVVRLFGGDPNAKQESVSSEELWDMVAESDMLEEESRSILSDVFGAGERSLQEVMRPRTDVTFINGNLSIAEAFSMVRDGPFSRYPVIDKTPDDVLGFIHVRDLVPRDGKHDDGQVRDIAREILPLPGTNKVLPSLQRMRRLGQHIALVVDEYGGTDGIVTLEDLVEELVGEIYDEYDAGEDPEDRVTKGDGSIDVAGALILQEFASASGIELPEGHYETVAGFVIDRLGRLPRTGDSVEADGHTLTVTAMDRLRIARIRVTPKDGQPHS, encoded by the coding sequence ATGGACGGCGACACCCTGCTGAATTTTCTGTTGGTCCTCTTTTTTGTGCTGCTGGGCGGGGTGTTTGCCGGCACGGAAATGGCGCTGGTTTCCCTCCGCGAGAGCCAGGTGCGCCGGATGGAGAAGTCAGGGAAACGCGGCGCCCGGATCGCAGCGCTGGCGGGCAACCCCAACCGGTTCCTTTCCACCGTCCAGATCGGCGTCACGCTCTCCGGCTTCTTCTCCGCAGCCTACGGCGCCTCCACCATCGCGCCCGACGTCGAACCCCTCCTCGCAGGCATCGGCTTCGGCGCCGCCGCGGAACCCGTCTCCTTCATCGGCATGACCTTGCTGGTGGCCTACCTCTCCCTAGTGCTCGGGGAACTGGTGCCCAAACGGCTTGCCATGCAGAGCGCCGTCGGCTTCACCAAGGTCCTCGCCCCTCCCCTGGGCGTCCTCTCCGAAATCATGCGTCCCGCCGTCTGGCTGCTGTCAGTCTCAACGGACGCCGTCGTGAGGCTCTTCGGCGGCGACCCGAACGCAAAGCAGGAGAGCGTCAGCTCGGAAGAACTCTGGGACATGGTGGCCGAAAGCGACATGCTGGAAGAAGAGAGCCGCAGCATCCTCTCGGACGTCTTCGGCGCCGGGGAGCGCTCCCTGCAGGAAGTCATGCGCCCGCGAACCGACGTAACGTTCATCAACGGCAACCTCAGCATCGCCGAGGCGTTCAGCATGGTCAGGGACGGTCCGTTTTCGCGTTATCCCGTGATCGACAAAACGCCCGACGACGTCCTTGGCTTCATCCACGTCCGTGACCTCGTGCCGCGGGACGGGAAGCACGACGACGGACAGGTCCGCGATATCGCCCGGGAGATCCTCCCGCTGCCGGGCACCAACAAGGTGCTGCCTTCACTGCAGCGTATGCGCAGGCTGGGCCAGCACATCGCGTTGGTGGTGGACGAATACGGCGGCACGGACGGCATCGTCACTCTGGAGGACTTGGTGGAAGAGCTGGTCGGGGAAATTTACGACGAGTACGACGCCGGCGAGGACCCCGAGGACCGCGTCACCAAAGGCGACGGTTCAATCGACGTCGCCGGCGCGCTCATCCTTCAGGAGTTTGCGTCGGCGTCCGGCATCGAACTGCCGGAGGGGCACTACGAGACGGTGGCCGGGTTCGTCATTGACCGGCTGGGCAGGCTTCCCCGGACGGGGGACAGCGTGGAGGCGGACGGCCACACCCTGACGGTTACTGCCATGGACCGGCTGCGGATCGCCCGCATCCGGGTGACGCCGAAGGACGGGCAACCACACTCCTGA
- a CDS encoding DUF1304 family protein, with product MNAVSQIFAVLAAVIYIVVFPLESFLMHRPAAQKFLSTPPQNVPAVMMWAIPTGFRNLAIGVGVLAGVVAVNMGYLVVGYTLVIYCCANMVLTAPAMLLADMQGHYPKRGDSIPGTLGATVPALIALVALPF from the coding sequence ATGAACGCCGTATCCCAGATTTTCGCGGTACTTGCCGCCGTGATCTACATCGTGGTGTTCCCGCTGGAGAGCTTTCTGATGCACCGGCCGGCGGCGCAGAAGTTCCTGAGCACGCCGCCGCAAAACGTTCCGGCCGTGATGATGTGGGCCATCCCCACCGGGTTCCGCAACCTGGCGATCGGTGTGGGAGTCCTAGCCGGGGTGGTGGCGGTGAACATGGGTTACCTGGTGGTGGGCTACACCCTGGTGATCTACTGCTGCGCGAACATGGTGCTCACCGCTCCAGCCATGCTCCTGGCGGACATGCAGGGCCACTACCCGAAGAGGGGCGACAGTATTCCGGGCACTCTCGGTGCCACGGTGCCGGCCCTGATTGCGCTGGTGGCGCTGCCGTTCTGA
- a CDS encoding DUF1524 domain-containing protein yields the protein MALAVAFALFTAGAVTLPQVFAADLEVAASESTASAAPAKASATAEAAPAPSSVPTAQETGAPLDPGATAVVAQGAALAAPKTQPAFAAKAIDVLAALPIKGRAPKTGYDRGLFGQSWADVDRNGCDTRNDMLQRDLTGITYTNSVPCKVQSGTLADPYTGTSISFLRGSATSSKVQIDHVVALSDAWQKGAQQLTTEQRIAFANDPLNLQATDGPTNMQKGDGDAATWLPPNKRFRCEYVARQISVKATYSLWVTQAEHDAMARILSSCSDQPAPTNQQAPAAAPAAEPAPPVAAPAPAPAPAAAAPAPVPAAPAPVAPPPVVPAPAAPAAAYYANCAAARAAGAAPLFAGQAGYRARLDRDSDGVACE from the coding sequence GTGGCACTTGCCGTCGCTTTTGCACTCTTTACCGCCGGCGCCGTCACGCTGCCGCAGGTGTTTGCTGCCGACCTCGAGGTGGCTGCATCAGAAAGCACAGCTTCGGCCGCGCCTGCCAAGGCGAGCGCAACTGCGGAAGCGGCGCCGGCGCCGTCGTCCGTTCCAACTGCACAGGAGACGGGCGCCCCGCTGGATCCCGGGGCCACCGCCGTGGTGGCCCAGGGCGCCGCATTGGCAGCTCCGAAGACGCAGCCCGCCTTCGCCGCCAAAGCGATCGACGTGCTGGCAGCCCTCCCCATTAAGGGCCGGGCGCCGAAGACGGGGTATGACCGCGGGCTGTTCGGGCAGTCGTGGGCGGACGTTGACCGTAACGGCTGCGACACCCGGAACGACATGCTGCAGCGCGACCTGACCGGGATCACCTACACAAACAGTGTCCCTTGCAAGGTGCAGTCCGGAACCCTCGCGGACCCGTACACCGGCACCAGCATCAGCTTCCTGCGGGGGAGTGCCACCAGCAGCAAGGTCCAGATCGACCATGTTGTGGCGCTCAGCGATGCCTGGCAGAAGGGCGCGCAGCAGCTGACCACGGAGCAGCGCATCGCCTTCGCCAATGATCCGCTGAACCTGCAGGCAACGGACGGACCCACCAACATGCAAAAGGGCGACGGCGACGCCGCCACCTGGTTGCCGCCGAACAAGCGGTTCCGGTGCGAGTATGTCGCCCGGCAGATTTCAGTGAAGGCGACCTACAGCTTGTGGGTCACCCAGGCGGAGCACGATGCGATGGCCAGGATCCTGTCCAGCTGCTCGGACCAGCCGGCACCGACCAACCAGCAGGCACCAGCCGCTGCGCCTGCTGCCGAGCCGGCACCGCCAGTGGCGGCACCTGCTCCAGCTCCTGCTCCGGCTGCCGCGGCCCCGGCGCCGGTTCCAGCGGCTCCCGCACCGGTGGCCCCGCCCCCCGTTGTCCCTGCTCCGGCTGCCCCCGCAGCCGCTTACTACGCCAACTGTGCGGCGGCCAGGGCTGCAGGTGCCGCGCCGCTTTTCGCCGGGCAGGCAGGCTACCGCGCCAGGCTGGACCGCGATTCCGACGGCGTCGCCTGCGAGTAG
- a CDS encoding alpha/beta fold hydrolase, with translation MDRWKERRRTVPSQGADLAVFEYGPDPSPDTPSLLLVHGYPDDHRVYLPLIRELAETCHVIAYDTRNAGSSFTTGKPGSFVLQVLVDDLYAVLAATQASSAHLVGHDWGSIQGWAAVQDPRAAGRISRFTSVSGPDLGHFSCWLRQRRSHPRGWAQLVGQLLRSHYVAVFQIPVLPEALWRLVFTGIYERAAGRPVGNNPVRGLALYRANLHAGRQPPSRISIPVHVVVPVKDPFLSPALVDGLEEWVPKLKVTNVNAGHWYPETHAFDFAKLLQESLEGTT, from the coding sequence ATGGACAGGTGGAAGGAAAGGCGGCGAACGGTCCCTTCCCAGGGGGCGGACCTGGCAGTCTTCGAATACGGCCCGGACCCGTCACCGGATACCCCTAGCCTGCTCCTGGTCCACGGCTACCCGGATGATCACCGCGTGTACCTCCCGCTCATTCGTGAACTGGCGGAGACTTGCCACGTGATTGCTTATGACACCCGCAATGCGGGGTCCTCATTTACAACGGGCAAGCCGGGGAGCTTTGTGCTGCAGGTCCTGGTGGATGACTTGTATGCAGTCCTGGCCGCAACGCAGGCCTCTTCAGCTCACCTCGTGGGCCACGACTGGGGGTCCATCCAGGGATGGGCAGCTGTCCAGGACCCTCGTGCCGCCGGAAGAATCAGCCGCTTCACCAGTGTGTCCGGCCCGGATCTGGGGCATTTTTCCTGCTGGCTGCGTCAACGGCGGAGCCACCCGCGCGGTTGGGCACAGCTGGTGGGGCAGCTCCTGCGCAGCCATTACGTTGCCGTCTTCCAAATTCCGGTGTTGCCGGAAGCACTTTGGCGCCTTGTCTTCACCGGCATCTACGAGAGGGCTGCCGGCCGCCCGGTGGGCAACAACCCCGTGCGGGGGCTTGCTCTCTACCGGGCAAATCTCCACGCCGGACGTCAACCACCGTCGCGGATATCGATTCCTGTCCATGTGGTGGTCCCGGTCAAGGACCCGTTCCTTAGCCCGGCTCTGGTTGACGGTCTGGAGGAGTGGGTGCCGAAGCTTAAGGTGACGAACGTGAATGCCGGGCACTGGTACCCGGAAACCCACGCTTTCGACTTTGCGAAGTTGCTGCAGGAATCCCTGGAGGGCACCACATGA
- a CDS encoding proteasome activator, translating to MTAGPEGPLADPGAGGSAGSPVGRLAEDPAKVMRIGTSIIRLLDEVHHAPLDDEARARLAHVHQRSVEELQDGLAPGPAEELQRLWQPLTGASSASEEELRIGQAQLSGWIGGLVQDIQSTIAAKQAATRQALEPLENLHGGMPAVVLDNGPLGQGSGREQNPDDDVELPGQYL from the coding sequence ATGACCGCCGGACCTGAAGGCCCGCTTGCCGATCCCGGTGCCGGGGGCAGTGCCGGCAGCCCGGTCGGCCGCTTGGCCGAAGATCCGGCGAAAGTGATGCGGATTGGAACGAGCATCATCCGGCTCCTGGACGAAGTACATCATGCACCTCTCGACGACGAAGCCCGGGCCCGGCTGGCGCACGTCCATCAGCGCTCGGTGGAGGAACTCCAGGACGGCCTCGCGCCGGGCCCGGCGGAGGAACTGCAGCGGTTATGGCAGCCGCTGACCGGCGCATCTTCGGCGTCCGAGGAAGAGCTGCGGATCGGCCAGGCCCAGCTTTCCGGGTGGATCGGGGGACTGGTGCAGGACATCCAGTCCACCATCGCGGCGAAACAGGCAGCAACACGGCAAGCGTTGGAGCCATTGGAAAATCTTCACGGCGGCATGCCAGCCGTGGTGCTGGACAACGGGCCGCTGGGGCAAGGCAGCGGCCGGGAACAGAACCCGGACGACGACGTCGAGCTTCCGGGCCAGTACCTCTGA
- a CDS encoding TMEM175 family protein, with product MDKSVPLERMVFFSDAVFAIALTLLALDLKLPVGIPPEHLNAELIGALPELFAFVLSFIIIARVWMSHHTDFFRIREFSSGLAWLNMLLLFFIVMLPATTSVLSDYGGNPSPWPSALYAATISGVYLTLAGMWSYAWRKGLTDDTVDDYEHRRVFRGRLTAPAGVPSQHSGCVFPHQQHPVSVVPDRARSPHLPPFVRPQGERGVIPADTPEELERCRQARCLPVGPLLLGLIAGFPQVLLQLGLRIPPAVADGAGLLSGGMPVLPLPHMVVRPGYGHGVIVHLVVITHTGWSHTHLTRQQATPS from the coding sequence GTGGATAAATCAGTCCCACTTGAGCGCATGGTGTTCTTCAGCGATGCGGTCTTTGCCATCGCACTTACTCTCCTGGCCCTGGACCTGAAACTGCCGGTGGGGATTCCGCCCGAGCACCTCAACGCCGAACTGATAGGCGCGCTCCCGGAACTGTTCGCCTTTGTGCTGTCCTTCATCATCATCGCCCGCGTGTGGATGTCCCACCACACCGATTTTTTCCGCATCCGGGAATTCAGCTCGGGGCTGGCCTGGCTGAACATGCTGCTGCTGTTCTTCATCGTGATGCTGCCCGCCACCACGTCGGTCCTCAGCGACTACGGCGGAAATCCGAGTCCCTGGCCTAGTGCGCTGTACGCGGCGACGATTTCCGGCGTCTACCTCACCCTCGCCGGCATGTGGAGTTATGCCTGGCGCAAAGGGCTAACGGATGACACCGTGGACGACTACGAGCACCGGCGGGTGTTCCGGGGACGGTTGACGGCGCCGGCGGGTGTTCCTTCTCAGCATTCCGGCTGCGTTTTTCCTCACCAGCAACACCCCGTATCTGTGGTTCCTGATCGTGCCCGCAGCCCTCATCTCCCGCCGTTTGTAAGGCCGCAAGGCGAACGTGGGGTGATTCCTGCGGACACGCCGGAAGAGCTCGAGCGCTGCCGGCAGGCGCGATGTCTGCCGGTGGGCCCGCTCCTCTTAGGACTTATCGCGGGCTTCCCGCAGGTGCTGCTCCAGCTTGGCCTCCGCATCCCGCCGGCGGTAGCCGATGGAGCGGGCCTGCTCAGCGGTGGGATGCCGGTGCTCCCGCTCCCCCACATGGTGGTTCGCCCCGGTTACGGGCACGGCGTCATTGTCCACTTGGTTGTTATCACCCATACCGGATGGTCTCACACCCACCTAACGAGGCAACAGGCAACACCCTCCTAA
- a CDS encoding VOC family protein, with product MLKDSALMAVLPAKDISRAKEFYRDKLGLESSESMEEDSLLYRCGNGTAFLVYQTDNAGSAKNTQMGWETNNLEREMEELRGRGVTFEEYDMPGLKTENGVATSDWGKAAWFLDSEGNILNLTQRT from the coding sequence ATGCTCAAGGACTCAGCACTCATGGCTGTCCTTCCCGCGAAGGACATCAGCAGGGCCAAGGAGTTTTATCGGGACAAGCTGGGATTGGAATCGTCCGAGTCCATGGAGGAGGACAGCTTGCTGTACCGCTGCGGCAACGGAACCGCCTTTTTGGTTTACCAAACAGATAACGCGGGGTCGGCCAAGAACACCCAGATGGGCTGGGAAACGAACAACCTCGAACGCGAGATGGAAGAACTTCGGGGCAGAGGTGTCACGTTCGAAGAGTACGACATGCCAGGCCTGAAGACGGAAAACGGCGTCGCCACCAGTGATTGGGGCAAGGCCGCCTGGTTCCTCGACAGCGAGGGCAACATCCTCAACCTGACCCAGCGCACGTAG
- a CDS encoding ester cyclase, translating into MGQAREVMDRLTTAMNEKDKETLARCYATDAVAYTPDKGELRGRDAVTEYLFGFWESMPDIRYEHAARYETESVAVDEGFVVGTNTGPLRMATGETMPATGKQMRIRSCDIAKVVGGEITSHHFYFDQVEFLAQLGLMREMSEH; encoded by the coding sequence ATGGGACAGGCACGCGAAGTCATGGATCGCCTCACCACGGCCATGAATGAAAAGGACAAAGAAACGCTGGCACGTTGCTACGCTACAGACGCTGTGGCCTACACCCCCGATAAAGGGGAACTCCGCGGCCGGGACGCCGTCACCGAATACCTTTTCGGATTCTGGGAATCCATGCCGGATATCCGGTACGAACATGCGGCAAGGTACGAAACCGAAAGCGTAGCGGTAGATGAGGGTTTCGTCGTCGGAACCAATACTGGCCCGCTGCGCATGGCCACAGGTGAAACAATGCCGGCCACCGGCAAACAGATGAGGATCCGAAGCTGCGACATCGCCAAGGTTGTGGGCGGGGAGATCACCTCCCACCACTTCTACTTCGACCAGGTCGAGTTCCTGGCGCAGTTGGGATTGATGCGGGAAATGTCCGAGCATTGA
- a CDS encoding glycosyltransferase, with product MKILLLTAGTRGDVEPFLALARAGKERGHQIQIAIPDNSGADIANLDTVSLRMDFAQLIGDQGVSPRAAAKSFRTVMRPAMGRMLLAAVEHVVAFSPNVVVYHPKVFSAPIAAETLGVPAVIVETVPLTPTREFAAPFTSMASLGPLNRATYGVAKAGPLMFRKELKTALKMLPAGRKSRAGTRFSMVPVSPHLLPRPSDWPETTHLTGHWAARPTAADMDDELKDFMDAGDFVYAGFGSMKAGDARERGETVIEAARRNGLNILVAGGWGGMDVRHESGADVLARDSVPHHLVLPRAAAAIHHGGAGTVHAVARAGIPSVVVPFIADQPFWGNLLHRQGLAPKPMPYRRLTKDRLTAALAESAGCRDRAAQVGERLRKEDGTAVALDVLENLAGS from the coding sequence ATGAAGATCCTGCTGCTGACCGCGGGGACACGCGGCGACGTCGAGCCCTTTCTGGCACTGGCACGGGCCGGCAAGGAAAGGGGGCACCAGATCCAGATCGCCATTCCGGACAACTCCGGGGCGGACATAGCGAACCTGGACACCGTCAGCCTGCGCATGGATTTCGCGCAGCTCATCGGCGACCAGGGGGTGTCACCGCGGGCCGCGGCCAAATCATTCCGAACCGTGATGCGGCCTGCGATGGGCCGGATGCTGCTCGCCGCTGTGGAGCACGTTGTGGCCTTCTCGCCAAATGTTGTGGTGTATCACCCGAAGGTTTTCAGTGCGCCGATTGCTGCCGAGACCCTTGGGGTTCCGGCCGTTATCGTCGAGACCGTTCCACTCACCCCCACACGGGAGTTCGCCGCACCGTTCACGAGTATGGCGAGCCTGGGTCCGCTGAACCGTGCAACTTACGGTGTGGCTAAGGCCGGTCCCTTGATGTTCAGGAAAGAGTTAAAGACAGCGCTGAAGATGCTGCCTGCCGGACGCAAATCAAGGGCTGGAACACGCTTCTCAATGGTCCCCGTTAGTCCCCACCTCTTGCCGCGCCCATCGGACTGGCCCGAAACAACCCACCTCACAGGCCACTGGGCCGCCAGGCCCACGGCAGCGGACATGGACGACGAGCTAAAAGACTTCATGGACGCCGGCGACTTTGTGTATGCGGGCTTCGGTTCCATGAAGGCCGGCGACGCCAGGGAACGGGGCGAGACAGTTATCGAGGCAGCGCGCAGGAACGGACTGAACATCCTGGTGGCAGGGGGGTGGGGAGGAATGGACGTTCGTCATGAGAGCGGGGCCGACGTGCTGGCCAGGGACTCCGTGCCCCACCACCTTGTCCTGCCACGGGCTGCGGCCGCCATCCACCATGGCGGGGCGGGGACGGTCCATGCTGTCGCGAGGGCAGGTATTCCATCCGTGGTGGTGCCTTTCATCGCCGACCAGCCGTTCTGGGGCAACCTCCTGCACCGCCAAGGCTTGGCACCGAAGCCCATGCCGTACAGGAGGCTCACCAAGGACCGGCTCACCGCTGCCCTCGCCGAGTCAGCGGGATGCCGGGACCGGGCCGCGCAGGTTGGCGAGCGCTTGCGGAAAGAGGACGGGACCGCCGTCGCGCTTGATGTCCTGGAGAACCTGGCCGGGTCATGA